GCCGGCTGGCGGGGACGACCCAGGTGGTCGCCCCGATGCGCAGCGACTTCCCCCGCACCCGGCTGACCCACTCGCTGGAGTGCGCCCAGGTCGGGCGCGAGCTGGGCGCGGCCCTCGGCTGCGACCCGGACCTGGTGGAGGCCGGCTGCCTGGCGCACGACATCGGCCACCCGCCGTTCGGCCACACCGGCGAGGAGGCGCTCGACCAGGCCGCCGAGGCCTGCGGCGGCTTCGAGGGCAACGCCCAGTCGCTGCGGATCCTGACCCGTCTGGAGCCCAAGCGCTTCGCCCCGCTCGACGAGGAGCCCGCCCGGCTCGCGCCCTGGCCGGGCCGCAGCGTCGGCCTCAACCTCAGCCGCGCCGCGCTGGACGCCGCCACCAAGTACCCGTGGACGCGCGGCGCCCACCCCACCGACCCGGGCTCCACCAAGTACGGCGTCTACGCGGACGACCTGCCGGTGTTTCGCTGGCTGCGGGCCGGCTCCCCGCCGGACCGCAAGTGCTTCGAGGCCACCGTCATGGACTGGTCGGACGACGTCGCCTACTCCACCCACGACGTCGAGGACGGCCTGCAGGCCGGCCACATCGACCCGGAGGCCCTGCGCTCCCCGGTCGAGCGCGCGGAGCTGTTCAAGGTCGCGGAGCGCTACGCCCCGGACGCCCCGCCCGAGGAGCTCTCGGAGGCGCTGGACCGCCTGCACGCCCAGCCCTGGTGGCCCGCCGCCTACGACGGCTCGGCCCGCGCCCGGGCCGGCCTGAAGGACCTCACCAGCCAGCTGATCGGCCGGTTCTGCCTGGCCGCCGAGCAGGCCACCCGGGCCCGCTACGGCCCCGGCCGGCTGACCAGGTACGC
The sequence above is a segment of the Kitasatospora sp. NBC_00240 genome. Coding sequences within it:
- a CDS encoding deoxyguanosinetriphosphate triphosphohydrolase, producing the protein MDDTAHRTATPDLTPSNQPGPYDGAAEARWVPEPDKRPGRTAFQRDRARVLHSAALRRLAGTTQVVAPMRSDFPRTRLTHSLECAQVGRELGAALGCDPDLVEAGCLAHDIGHPPFGHTGEEALDQAAEACGGFEGNAQSLRILTRLEPKRFAPLDEEPARLAPWPGRSVGLNLSRAALDAATKYPWTRGAHPTDPGSTKYGVYADDLPVFRWLRAGSPPDRKCFEATVMDWSDDVAYSTHDVEDGLQAGHIDPEALRSPVERAELFKVAERYAPDAPPEELSEALDRLHAQPWWPAAYDGSARARAGLKDLTSQLIGRFCLAAEQATRARYGPGRLTRYAAELVVPREVRLECAVLKAVAVRYVMQRDEQEQLRSRQRIVIAELAEVLTRRAPEGLDVVFAARYEEAEDDCAALRAVIDQIATLTDASALALHARLLGPAART